A window from Kovacikia minuta CCNUW1 encodes these proteins:
- a CDS encoding TnsA endonuclease N-terminal domain-containing protein, producing MLDAKGFDNWCQSLGLSQAARAAIERVRSSPPSRRVQSGRGNVSGNYPSRKMGVTIQFESHRNELARIYELESDPNVLEYYDQPPSFELDYLSKSGRRNRHQYTPDFFVLRNDSAGWEECKPEEELKRLAENSPNRYQQDENGQWHCPPAEAYAHPLGLDFRVWSNAEINWVFQRNFIWLEDYLDLDSLSVDEAASASVMALVRANEGIALLDLLQKAESTDADDIYTLVATKQIYVDLRAERLANSDRVQVFSDQATALAYRRATEVTKSSPGNLQKIAIAVGNSLIWDGECWEIINTGSQATALMRSDGKVVDLPNEVLDKYIQVGKIGALTQSEDTTKQEEVQAILQRARPEDIVEANRRYEQIQPYLGLNAAPTPSSTIRRWRIQYRQAEAIYGSGYIGLLPNHGAKGNRASKIDESVRSFMVKFIEENYETLKHRRPWRVYGSLIEACENHEPRLVPPSSKTFYAEIKRRASAEQTEKREGRRSAIQKRPTYFELKLTTPRHGDRPFEIVHFDHTELDIELVSSLESLTQCNFNFAENNRFNLGRPWASFMVDAYSRRLLAVYLTYEEPSYRSCMAALRFCVQRFKRFPQSIVVDNGAEFHSNYFEQLLAYYACTKKHRPPADARFGSVVERLFGTANKQFVHELKGNTQIAQLRRKVTKSVRPSAQAEWNLGELYESLCEWAYEIYDKRQHPTLGRSPRDAFNSGLTVGGNRIHRRVEYDDTFRMLTLPAPDRGKRMVQPGQGIKINHVYYWSNAFRDPEIERSMVEVRYEPFDAGIAYALVQGQWIQCISSHYQYLKGRPEKEMRLIAEELRKRKRDQGRDVVLNDKELVQFLNSTEAKEGQFLKRRLQAVENQSVIQGISSSGEVAPGEEVSLNAIGVSSLSIAPLPPETEQDIGKPITANSSESTSGEHEFYGEW from the coding sequence ATGCTTGATGCAAAAGGTTTCGACAACTGGTGTCAATCTCTCGGTCTGAGCCAAGCAGCCCGTGCCGCCATAGAGCGTGTACGTTCCTCCCCTCCATCGCGGCGAGTCCAAAGTGGTAGAGGCAACGTCTCTGGCAACTACCCCAGCCGCAAAATGGGTGTGACCATTCAGTTTGAATCCCACCGTAACGAACTTGCTCGCATCTACGAACTGGAAAGCGATCCCAACGTTTTGGAGTATTATGATCAGCCCCCATCTTTCGAGCTTGACTACCTCTCCAAAAGTGGACGGCGTAACCGTCATCAGTACACACCAGACTTCTTTGTTCTTCGCAACGACTCAGCAGGTTGGGAGGAGTGTAAACCTGAGGAAGAGCTTAAACGGTTGGCTGAAAATAGCCCCAATCGTTACCAGCAGGATGAAAATGGTCAGTGGCATTGTCCGCCCGCAGAAGCCTATGCTCACCCTTTGGGACTCGACTTCCGTGTCTGGTCTAATGCTGAAATTAATTGGGTATTTCAGCGAAACTTTATTTGGTTGGAAGACTACCTGGATTTGGATTCACTAAGCGTTGATGAGGCAGCATCAGCATCGGTCATGGCTCTTGTTAGAGCGAATGAAGGGATTGCACTGCTAGACCTGCTTCAGAAAGCTGAAAGTACTGATGCGGATGACATCTACACCTTAGTTGCGACGAAACAAATCTATGTCGATTTAAGAGCAGAACGACTGGCAAATAGCGATCGAGTACAAGTTTTTTCTGACCAAGCAACTGCCCTTGCTTATCGACGTGCTACGGAAGTCACTAAATCCTCTCCTGGTAACCTTCAAAAAATTGCCATTGCCGTTGGTAATTCTCTTATTTGGGATGGGGAATGTTGGGAAATTATCAACACTGGAAGCCAAGCTACTGCCTTGATGCGATCGGATGGCAAGGTTGTCGATTTGCCCAATGAAGTACTAGATAAGTATATTCAGGTAGGCAAGATTGGCGCTTTAACTCAATCCGAAGATACGACCAAACAGGAAGAAGTTCAGGCAATTCTTCAACGAGCCAGACCAGAAGATATTGTCGAGGCCAATCGACGATACGAGCAAATTCAACCCTATCTGGGTTTAAATGCTGCACCAACACCTTCAAGTACCATTCGGCGTTGGCGGATTCAATACCGTCAAGCAGAAGCAATTTATGGGAGTGGTTACATTGGTTTACTCCCGAATCATGGAGCTAAAGGAAATCGAGCCAGCAAGATCGATGAGTCTGTACGGTCGTTTATGGTGAAATTTATTGAGGAGAACTACGAAACACTCAAACATAGACGGCCCTGGCGCGTTTATGGCTCCCTGATAGAGGCTTGTGAGAATCACGAACCCAGACTAGTTCCTCCTAGCTCAAAAACTTTTTACGCGGAGATTAAGCGACGTGCTAGTGCCGAACAGACGGAAAAGCGAGAAGGCCGAAGATCTGCTATTCAGAAGCGACCAACTTACTTTGAGCTAAAACTGACAACACCCCGGCATGGCGATCGTCCCTTTGAAATTGTTCATTTCGACCATACAGAACTGGATATTGAATTAGTCAGTTCCCTGGAGTCTTTGACTCAATGTAATTTCAATTTCGCTGAGAACAACCGTTTCAATTTAGGTAGACCTTGGGCATCATTCATGGTGGATGCCTACAGCCGCCGTCTTTTGGCAGTTTACTTAACCTATGAAGAACCCAGTTATCGCTCCTGCATGGCTGCATTGCGATTCTGCGTTCAACGATTTAAACGATTTCCCCAATCAATTGTGGTAGATAATGGAGCGGAATTTCATAGCAATTATTTTGAGCAACTGCTGGCTTACTATGCTTGCACTAAAAAACACCGACCTCCAGCCGATGCCCGTTTTGGCTCTGTAGTAGAAAGATTATTCGGAACGGCAAATAAACAGTTTGTTCATGAGCTCAAGGGAAATACCCAAATCGCTCAGCTCCGTCGTAAAGTCACAAAATCTGTACGACCTTCGGCTCAAGCAGAGTGGAACTTAGGAGAGTTATACGAATCTTTGTGTGAATGGGCATACGAGATTTATGACAAACGACAACATCCAACTCTTGGGCGAAGTCCCCGCGATGCATTTAATAGTGGATTGACAGTTGGAGGCAACCGGATTCATCGCCGCGTTGAATACGATGACACTTTCCGCATGTTGACATTGCCTGCCCCGGATCGTGGAAAACGCATGGTACAACCAGGACAAGGGATCAAAATAAATCATGTTTACTATTGGTCAAATGCTTTTCGTGACCCGGAAATTGAACGGTCGATGGTTGAGGTTCGATATGAACCTTTTGATGCTGGCATTGCTTATGCCTTAGTTCAGGGGCAATGGATTCAATGTATTTCTAGTCATTACCAATACCTAAAGGGAAGACCAGAAAAGGAAATGCGCTTAATTGCTGAGGAACTAAGAAAGCGCAAGCGAGATCAGGGAAGAGATGTTGTTCTTAATGACAAGGAGTTGGTGCAATTTCTTAATTCAACTGAAGCGAAAGAAGGGCAATTTTTGAAGCGTCGCTTACAAGCTGTTGAAAATCAGAGTGTAATTCAAGGAATTTCAAGCAGTGGAGAAGTAGCTCCTGGTGAGGAAGTAAGTTTAAATGCAATAGGGGTTTCATCTTTATCCATAGCACCACTTCCTCCTGAAACCGAACAAGATATAGGCAAGCCCATAACGGCAAATTCTTCAGAGTCCACTTCTGGGGAACACGAGTTTTACGGAGAGTGGTAA
- a CDS encoding AAA family ATPase has protein sequence MQAERGFPRELLNQPVSARITYFQSYTMPHPKLRVAAQKLKYSIHQPAGASLIFVFGPSGVGKSTLLRKIAQDLTEVALPRMEIHKGYIPVADIEAIAPEFSNFDWKDFYVRALMALKEPMIEKKISRTDSKLKLRLALESALKNRKPDAFFVDEAQNLGKVASGRKLRDQTDCIKSLANITQTQFVLCGTYELLVLRNLSGQLCRRSTDIHLPRYFAEFDNDRQAFQAVLSTFQSYLPLLEAPSLSENWDFCYERSIGCIGILKDWLSRTLSAVLEEDNNARTLTLKHLERHAWSTSQCSIMLKEAKEGEKKLGDKRTTDDQLRADLGLDPSISLPDVAVSSEASNENSTRRVGEPLPRRRPVGEEECVNQ, from the coding sequence ATGCAGGCTGAGAGAGGTTTTCCAAGGGAACTCTTGAATCAACCAGTTTCCGCTAGAATCACTTACTTTCAAAGTTATACAATGCCCCATCCGAAATTGAGAGTGGCTGCCCAAAAATTAAAGTATTCTATTCATCAACCAGCTGGGGCATCTCTAATTTTTGTTTTTGGACCTTCAGGAGTTGGAAAGTCTACTCTTTTAAGGAAAATTGCTCAGGATTTAACAGAGGTTGCACTCCCTAGAATGGAGATTCATAAGGGTTATATTCCAGTTGCAGACATTGAGGCGATTGCTCCAGAGTTTAGCAATTTTGATTGGAAAGACTTTTATGTTCGTGCCCTAATGGCTCTTAAGGAGCCAATGATCGAAAAGAAAATCAGTCGCACAGATTCTAAGCTTAAACTCCGCTTAGCATTGGAGTCAGCCCTTAAAAACCGAAAACCAGATGCATTCTTTGTAGACGAAGCCCAAAATTTGGGTAAAGTAGCCAGTGGGCGTAAGTTACGTGACCAAACTGACTGCATCAAATCTTTAGCCAATATTACCCAAACACAGTTTGTTCTTTGCGGAACTTATGAATTACTAGTTCTCAGAAATTTAAGTGGGCAATTATGTAGACGCAGTACTGATATTCACCTACCCCGGTATTTTGCTGAATTTGATAACGATCGACAAGCTTTTCAAGCAGTTCTGTCGACATTTCAAAGCTATCTTCCTCTTCTGGAAGCACCTAGTTTATCGGAGAACTGGGATTTTTGTTATGAACGTAGCATTGGTTGCATAGGTATCCTTAAGGATTGGTTGTCTCGAACTTTAAGTGCTGTTCTTGAGGAGGACAATAATGCAAGAACTTTGACTCTCAAGCACTTGGAACGTCATGCTTGGTCAACAAGCCAATGTTCTATTATGCTAAAAGAAGCAAAGGAAGGTGAAAAGAAATTAGGAGATAAGCGCACAACTGATGACCAACTCCGCGCTGATTTAGGGCTAGACCCATCTATCTCTTTACCTGACGTTGCTGTTTCCTCAGAAGCTTCGAATGAGAATTCAACACGGAGGGTCGGTGAACCATTGCCCCGCCGCCGCCCTGTAGGGGAGGAAGAATGTGTCAATCAATAA